One candidate division WOR-3 bacterium genomic window, CCAAAACTCCCGGATAACCGGCGATCCCCAAACCACCCGTTCCCCTTCGGGCACCGTGGGTTAAGGGAACCGGCGCCTCCTTCAAAATCTCTTCGGTAGTCTTTGTCACCCCTTTAATCTTATCCGCAATCCTAATCGCCCCCATCTCCTCTCCGGTCTCAAAACGGGAAAGGTCAATCTTCGCCTGACTTCTTTCCAACTTCCGGTTCAAATCATAAGCCACCTCTTCTCCACCCCCACCCGTACCTGTGACCGAAGCCGGGACCTCCGCCTCTATTGGTCCAAAACCTTCCTTTGGTGGGGGAAGGATCTTCGCCACCTCCGGTCGGTAGGTCTGGTCAATCAGAGAAACCTCTTTTATCTCCTCATAAGAGAAGACCCTTTCCCGGCGGGAGTTGAAAAATAAAAATAGTAAAAGATGAAAGAGGATTGAGAGGGCTAAAGAAATCTCTGTTGGTTTTAACCTTCTCATTTCTTTTTGGTCGCGCAGGCAATTCTCTTCGCCCCTGCCCCTTTCGCCAGGGAAAGGAGTTCTAAGACATCCTCATAAAGAACCTCCTTATCCGCCCGGACGACAACCAACCGATAAGGGTCACGCTCAATTATCTTTCGGATCTCCTCCTTCATCGCTTCCTTAGTGATTGGCACATCTTGAAAGAATAACTTACCATCCTGGGTTAAGGCAATCGCGATATCATCCTCCACCTTTCTCTCGGCGGTATGAGCGGAAGGGACATTCACCGGTATTCGGGTATGACTCATCACCATCGGCGCCACCATTATCATCATCACCACCAAAAGGAGACCGATACAAGCCATCGGCAGGATATCAATATTTGCCACTCCCTTTCTCTTCATCTTTCCCTTAAAAATTTTAGCCAAAGATGAGAAAATGTCAATTTTCATTTTAGCCGCAAAAGACACAATTGCCCCGCCCCCAACCTCTTCGCCATATCCAAAATTGTCACTACCCGCTCGTAGCGAATCCCCTTCTCCGCGCTGACGATTACCCTCTTCTCTAAACTCCGCGCCAAAAGTTGCGGTAAAAGTTCTTCCAATTTCTCATAGGTGACAACCTCTTCATTGAGGAGGATACCCCCATCACTTTTTAAGTGAATATTCACCTTAATATCACTCGCCTCTGCCCCCACCGCTTTGCTCACACTCGGGGTGGAAACGAAGATCCCGGTTTCAAAAAAGAAGGGTAGGGCAACAATGAAACCGATTACCAAAGAGAGGGCAATATCCACTAAGGAGGTAAGGATTAAACCCTCCCTTTTCGGTCCTGGTCTTATCCTTTTCCGACGCATCAGAATTCCCAGTACTCCTTCCGCTCTTCTTCCCTCTTTATCTCATCTCTTCTGGTCATCTCCCCCCGATGGGCATAAAGGCTCACAATTAATCTTTCCCCAATCCCTTCCAATTCTAAGGAGATATCCGATGCCTTCTTCGTAAAGTAATTATAAAAGAAAAGGGTAGGGATACCGATAAAAAGACCAAAGGCGGTAGTTAAAAGCGCTTCGGCAATCCCTCGGGAAACAACCGCTGGACCACCGGAACCGGTGACGGCGATATTGTGGAACGCCTTGATTAAACCGACCACGGTTCCCAAAAGTCCCAAAAGGGTTGCCCCATTCGCCAAGGTCCCCATACCCCCGAGATACCTCTCATAACGAACCCTCTCTTCTAAGATCTGACCGTAAAAGAGATTGGAAAGTTCATCCGGAGCAAGATTTCTATTCTCTAAACCCAAAAGGAAAAGTCGCCCCAGGGGACTTTTCAGACCGGCGGCATAGCGTTTTGCCCCTTCCCAATCGCCTTCTTTCAGATAGGAGAAGAACTCTTTCACCCATCGGCTATTTACCCGATTCTTGGCAAAATACCACCACCGCTCAATGATTAAGGTTAAGGCAGCAATGGAAGCGAAAAGCAAAAGGACCATTATGAGACTATTCTTAAATATCTCGTATAAAGTCTGGCCTAAAATCATCTCCTCTCCTCCTCACTCCTTTCCTAACCTCTTCTTACAGAGGTCAATATTTTTTGTGGCACTCTCCCTCAACTCTCCGGCCGGAAAGGAGTCAATCACAACTTGAAAATTCTCCAATGCCTTTTCATAATCCCCAAGATTGAAAAGGGTGGTGGCGAGATTGAAGTAAGCCACCTCCCGGGCCGGATGGTTGGGGAAGTATCTTAAAAACTTCTCATAACTCCGCTTCGCCTCTTCCCAATTCTTCATATTGGTGTAGGTCTCGGCGATTAAGAGTTGAGCATCACCCGCCAGTTCGCTTCCCGGCAAAGCGACCACCACTTTGGTCAATTCGCTAATTGCCCTTTCCGGTTCGTTGGCGGCGAGATATTCCTTTGCCCGAGTGAGTAACAATTCTCCGGCGTATTCCGATTCCGGAAACTTGTCTAAAAACTCCTTTAAGATTAGAGTATCCTCTTCACTCGCTTTATAATAAGAGAGTTCTAAGGATTTTTTCACCCCTCCCGCTTGCACATCTTCCGGGAAGAGGTCTAAAAACTTTAAGTATTCCCTCACCGCCTCTTTATAATTTTTCTCGTTATAATAACTCTGGGCGATCAATGCCTGGGAGGGAGGGGCGAATTCGCTTTTGGGAAAACGCTCCACGACAAACCGGAAGATCCCTCGCGCCTGTTCGTATTCCCGCGCCTTAAAGTAGACATCCCCAGCCCGAAAACCCGCCTCGGCACTCCTTTCGGAAAAGGGAAACTTATCCAAAACCTTCTGCCAGTGCTCCACCGCCTGGCCATAATATTTTAGAAAATAATAACAGAATCCAGCATAAAAGTGGGCAATCTCTAAGGAGATTTGATTCTCGGGGAATTCTTCAATTACCCCCTCAAAGATATCCAATGCCTTTTCGTATTCCCGACTGTTGAAATAAGAGTAAGCCAATCCCAAAAGGGCGGAGATGGTGAAAAGGGTATCGGTGGGAAGAGATTTGTAGAGGTTTTCAAAGATGGGGATCGCCTCCTTCAACCTGCCGCTGGCGTAAAGGCAATATGCCTTACCCAAACGCCCATAAGGATTCCGAACCTGGTCGTAATAAAACTCTGCCTCAGAGTACCGATTCAAATAGTAGTAGGTCTCCCCCAAGAGATAATAAATCTCTCTCCCTAAGGCCTCATCCCTTAATGGGTTCTCTTTTAGATACCTCTGGACAATCGCCACTCCTTTTTCTAAATCAGCAAAACCACCCTTCTCCTTTAAAATTTTATTGAGGAGGGAAAGGAGGAATAAAGAGCCCGCCTTATCTTTAATCGGTGCCTCCGCCGCACTCGTAATCACCCTTTCAAAAGAATTTGCCGCCTCTCCGTAGTTACCCAGTTGGAAGGATAAAATCCCGACAAAATAATCGCCCAAACCCGCCAATTCCTTTTCCGAAAATATCTTCCTCAACTGGTTAGCCGTTAACACGGTCTCTAAGGTATCGCCCCGGAGCATAAGGGCATAAGGGATGAAGATGTTAGCAAAGAGCGCCACCTTCGTCTTGGGATAAGAACTTCTTGTCCGCTCAAAGGCGGCAATCGCTTCGGTGTATTTCCCCAAACCCATATAGGCGACACCGATGAAGTAGTTAGCCTGGGCGGCAAGGAGATTATTGGGATGACGGGTAAGGGGACGGAGGAGAGAGATTGCCTTCTCGTATTTCCGGATCCCCAAAAGGGAAGTGGCGTAAAAATAGGAGGCGTAGTCAAAAAGGGAAGGTGGTGCTTCCTTTAAGAAGGATTCAAATTTCACCGCTGCCCCTTCATAGTCGCCATTGAGATAAAGGCTAAGCCCCTGGTGAAACTTAGCGTATAATGACAATTGGGTATTCGGAGAAGAAGAAGCCACTTCCTTTAATACCGAAAGTGCCTCCAAGGGAGAACCTAATTTCGCTAAAGCCTTCCCGTAGAAATACCTCCCTTCCAAGATCTTCACATCCATTAAACGGGCGGCGGCTAACTTCTCCTCACCCTGGAAGTAATTGAGCACCCCATAAGCAAATTGCACCCGCTCGTCTTCCTTATAAATGGGATTGGCGGAAATCTTCTTTAAGGCATCCTCCGCTTTTCCGAATTCTCCCAGGACGACGCAGGAAAGGGCATAACCGTATAAGGCTTCGGCTAAAAGATAGGAGAAAGATTTCCCTTCAAAGGCGAGATACTCAAAAATCTTTTTCGCATTAGCAAAATCACCGGCATTGAAGTAGACTTCTGCTAAGGCATAACGAATTTCCGACCCGTATTCTGAACCCCCATAGGTCGCAAGAAGGGATAAGAGTAATTTTTCTGCCTTTTTGTAATCACCCTTCTTTGCGAAAAGCAGCGCTTCGTTATACCGTTGCGCCAAATCTTCCAACTTCTTCGGCGGCAGGAAAGCGAAAGTTTCATTTAAGATGGAGAAGAGAAGGCAGAAGGTAAAAAAAATAAAGGGTTTTAAGGTTTCTCCCAATCTTCTCATTCCTTCACTTTTATCCTACCCGCTGGTCCTTTGGTCTTAACGGTGGTCAAAAAACCGGAGTTCTGAAAGGACTCATTACGGATATCAACCAGGGTGATCTCATAATAGTATTTACCATCCGCTACCAAGCGCGTCGCCTCATCTAAACCATCCCAAGTTAAACGGGTGGGCGGTTCCTCCCAACCGGAATAGTTCCTCACCACCTCTCCCAATTCGTTTTTAATCAAAAGTTGCCACCTCTTCACCTTTCGCTTGGTAGTATATTTCAAATTCATCGCCAAAATGTTCTCCCCCACCCCGGGCTGGGGAGAGAAGATTTTCGGATAACTCTCAATCCAGATCCGAAAGCCACCGAATTTCAAGGCAAGACCCAATTTATGGGTTGGTTTCAAAATGAAATTGGATTGGTGATGTAAAAGTAAGGCATAGTCAATAAAAAGGGATGATTTATTTCCCGTTCGGCCCAACCCCAAACCCAAACTGATCTCCCTCTTATCCAAGCCGGTCCTCTGGACAAGCATCCCTTTCACCAATTCAAACTCCACCCCGAAGTGCGGGTCTAAATAGCGAGAAGAGAATCCTTCGGAGAAGAGGGCAAAAGGTGATAAGATATCAAAGAGCACCTTTATGCGGTCTTGATAAGTCCGCCAGCAGAGACCGAGCCGGAAGGAACGGGGATAGATCTCTTCCTCACCAAAATCAAGCAATCTCATCTTTGGCTCCCAAAGGTTCTGGATAAATAGACCAGAAGAGAGGAAAGAGGTCGGCTTATAAAAAATACCAAAATCCGCTCCGAAACCCGCCCCGGAATAGAGGTATAATGCCTTGGCGATAATTTTCAGGTTGAGACCAAAGGAAAAATTGGAAAGTGGGGAATAGGCATAAGAGAAGATATAGGCATTCTCATAAAAGAAGGTAGGATTACCTTGATAATTATCCGGGGTGCGGGAATCTAATCCTTCACTCCCGAAGTTCAAAAGCGAAAGACCAAAACTCCCGAAATATTTTGTCGGCAGGGCGTAACCGATATATTCCAACCTTGCCCCGTAAAGGGTGAAGTGGGAAAGCCTCACTTCTTGATTGAGAAGCTGCCAAAGTCCGGCGGGATTAAAATAAGTTGCCTCTTGGTCATCCGCCAAACCGCAGAAAGCCTTGCCCAAGGCTAAACTTCTGGGAGTTACCCCATAATTCAAAAAGGCACCAGGTTCCCCTCCGGGAAAGGCATAAGACGAATAAGCAAAAAATAAGATGGCAAAACCTAGGAAATTAAATCTTAAAACTTTTACCATACCACGCCGATGCGATAGCCTTTATCAAATATCCTGCCGGTATGAGCAATTCCCACCACCCGAACGTAGTAAATCCCGGATGCGACCTTATCCCCTTTATCATCCCTCCCATCCCAAACCACAACATTCACCCCTTTCCTCGCTCCCATCTCCCCTTTTTTAATGAGCCTTTTATAGATGGGATTGCCGAATGGGTCGTAGATTAAAATCTTGGTATCAACATTATCCCTTAAATGGTAGATAATCTTAGTGAAGTTTTGATTCAAATTACCAAAGGGATTGGGAATGGCAATAATCTCTCCCCGCATCACCTCATTATCAAAGACCTCTGCCCAGATGCCAATTACTGTGTCAACCGTATCCGCCCGGATTAAAATGGAATCCCTTTCGGAAACGGAATCTTTTAAGTTGGGAATGGGCACAATGAAACGCGCCTTTCCCCAGCCTAAGGAATCAGTGACGATCACCGAATCAAGCATCTCCCCTTTACCTTTTATCACCTTAAACTCAACCCGCTTGTAAGGAATCGGCACACTCGCCCCATCAAGAACCAATACCGAAATCTCTGTGGGCCAACCGGCCAAGATTGTATCCGCGTGGTTGACAAAGAGGTAAACCGCCTTGGGGATGATATTCAAAAAGGAACGGTAAGTCTCAAGACCTCTCTTGGAAACTGCCCAGAGATTTTGATTCTCACCGGCAAAATAAAACGCCACCTTCGCTTTTCCACTATCATTAAGCACAATTGGCTGGGGATGGTAAGAAAAGGAGAAATCGGAAAGAAGATAAACCGTATCCTGAGCGGCGGTTGGATTATAAAAGGAGTCGCAACCCACTACCCGGACAAGAAAGGAATCGGAAACATACTGTGGGATAGGCTTTCCTCTCTTTCCCGGTGTCTGCCAGGCTAAAGTAGTGGTGTCACCAAATTGGAAATCCTCACCGGGCAAAAGTAAAAGAAGTCGGGAATAGAAATTGGGCCGAACCAAAAATTGGGAGGAAGTATCGCTTCTGATTGTGATATCAGATAAGTCCCAGGCGGTGATAAAACGGGAGCCCTGAGAACGGGGAAGAAAAGGAAAATTTGCCCACCCCTCACTCAAAGAGATGGTGGAAGGATAACTGGCAAAGGAATCGGAAGAGAAGAGTCCCACCGTATCAAACCGGTTCTTCACCACATTGAAATTCTTATCCACTAAATAAACCTTCCCGGTAAAAGAAAGACCTGCGGTCTGGGGTTGGGGCGAATAGTGTTTACCGAGAGGAGAACCAGGAAGTAAGGTCTCACCCGGGCAGATTAAGAGAAGTTTCTTTGGTTCATTGGGAGAGAAGATAATTTTTGCCGTTTGACCCCGAATCAAACCATCCTCCACTAAAATTCTTAAACTCTCATCAGCAATTGTCACAACCGCCTTACACCTTATCTCCCCCCGATAAAAATTTAAGAGGGGTGGATAGATATAAGACCAGGGCCAGAGTCCGTCAAGAGAAGTCTTCAAAAGTGCCCGGCCGTTATAAGAAGTATCAACCTCACCGTTCGCCTTGCGGGCAACCACATAGATATAAAAAGAGTCCCCGGCGATACCCCCGGTTTGGGGATATTCTAAAAAATCAAAGTAGGCAGTTTGGGAGAAGAGGAAGAAGATGGAAAGGAGATTAAATATCATAATCTTCTATCTTATAAGATAATCAAAAATAAGTCAAGCACCCGTTTATAGCAATTATTGTGCCACTGAAATTCTATCGGATAAATCCCCATTTTCTCCAAATAAAAGAAGGTTCTGTGCCAATCTTTACTCAGAAAGCCAAATCTTTGCACACTTGCCAAAGAAGCCCCCTTAAAGCAATCGGTAATGCTTCATCAAGATTGATTCCAATTGGGAGGGTATGACCTTTTTCAGAAAGACCGCTAACTTCTCCGAAAAGGGACCGATGGTATAACGAAATTTTGGTTTTGGGTCTTTAATAATCCTCTCCAAAAGGAAGGCAACCTCCTGGGGATGGAGACCATTACGCTCGTCTTCCTCCATCACCCCCAATGCCCTCAAAAACTCCTCTTGATAAGAAGAATTCCTCTCCGATTCTAAGGTCTTTTGGCGATTGGTGGTGAATTGGGTTTGGAAATCTCCCGGCTCAATCAAAACGACTTTAATCTTGAACTTTTTCACCTCCATCCTCAATGCCTCACTCAAACCTTCCAAGGCAAACTTTGTGGCACTGTATAAACCTTGAAAGGGAAGTCCCATTAAACCAGCAAGGGAACTGATATTGACAATCAGCCCCCCTCCCTGTTGGCGCATGATTGGTAATACCGCCCGCAAGACCCGCAGGACCCCAAAGAAGTTAGTCTCAAATTGCCCCTTTGCCTCCTCAATCGTTGTCTCCTCTATCGCCCCGGCGATGCCGAAGCCGGCATTATTCACCACCACATCCAATCTCTTCTCTCTTTCAAAGAGATAATCAATCCCTCTCCTTACCGAATCGCAAGAATTGACATCCATCGGCATCATTGTCAAGAAATCGGAAATGGGGGTGAAAGAAGAGAGCTTTCGGCTGGTCCCGTAAACGGTATAACCTTTATTGGCTAAATGTTCGGCGCAGGCTTTGCCGATACCGGATGATGCCCCGGTGATAAAAATGACCTTTCTATTTTTCATTGCTCAACCTTTTTAGATAATCCTCTACCGCCGATTTTATCTCTTCCCTTTTCCCTTTTATGCCACCTTCCGCCAAGTCATCTCGCCCCCCACCCCCACCACCAAATCTCTTTCCTAAGAAATTGGCTAAATCCTTCGCCTTAATCTCTTGCGTCAAATCGGAAGAGATGCGAATGACAAATCTCTTCTCCCCTTCTCCTGCCAGAAAGACAGAGATGGTGCGTGACCAATCCCTTACGGTGTCGGAAAGGTTTCTCAAATCGTTGACCGTGAGATAGGGGTAATCCCGGAAGAGGAAAAA contains:
- a CDS encoding biopolymer transporter ExbD; amino-acid sequence: MKIDIFSSLAKIFKGKMKRKGVANIDILPMACIGLLLVVMMIMVAPMVMSHTRIPVNVPSAHTAERKVEDDIAIALTQDGKLFFQDVPITKEAMKEEIRKIIERDPYRLVVVRADKEVLYEDVLELLSLAKGAGAKRIACATKKK
- a CDS encoding SDR family oxidoreductase translates to MKNRKVIFITGASSGIGKACAEHLANKGYTVYGTSRKLSSFTPISDFLTMMPMDVNSCDSVRRGIDYLFEREKRLDVVVNNAGFGIAGAIEETTIEEAKGQFETNFFGVLRVLRAVLPIMRQQGGGLIVNISSLAGLMGLPFQGLYSATKFALEGLSEALRMEVKKFKIKVVLIEPGDFQTQFTTNRQKTLESERNSSYQEEFLRALGVMEEDERNGLHPQEVAFLLERIIKDPKPKFRYTIGPFSEKLAVFLKKVIPSQLESILMKHYRLL
- a CDS encoding energy transducer TonB, which encodes MRRLKPTEISLALSILFHLLLFLFFNSRRERVFSYEEIKEVSLIDQTYRPEVAKILPPPKEGFGPIEAEVPASVTGTGGGGEEVAYDLNRKLERSQAKIDLSRFETGEEMGAIRIADKIKGVTKTTEEILKEAPVPLTHGARRGTGGLGIAGYPGVLEEPAIKLETKPVEKPKEKLLERKGKEEVTSVLPSVCQQSAIVVSGPISERKILRKVLPRYPDWALKKGVSGTIIIRLWVTPEGDVRENMEVVESSGYPDLDRAVLMALASWKFAPLPENVKKETQWGLVTVRFELM
- a CDS encoding MotA/TolQ/ExbB proton channel family protein; translated protein: MILGQTLYEIFKNSLIMVLLLFASIAALTLIIERWWYFAKNRVNSRWVKEFFSYLKEGDWEGAKRYAAGLKSPLGRLFLLGLENRNLAPDELSNLFYGQILEERVRYERYLGGMGTLANGATLLGLLGTVVGLIKAFHNIAVTGSGGPAVVSRGIAEALLTTAFGLFIGIPTLFFYNYFTKKASDISLELEGIGERLIVSLYAHRGEMTRRDEIKREEERKEYWEF
- a CDS encoding biopolymer transporter ExbD produces the protein MRRKRIRPGPKREGLILTSLVDIALSLVIGFIVALPFFFETGIFVSTPSVSKAVGAEASDIKVNIHLKSDGGILLNEEVVTYEKLEELLPQLLARSLEKRVIVSAEKGIRYERVVTILDMAKRLGAGQLCLLRLK
- a CDS encoding tetratricopeptide repeat protein, yielding MRRLGETLKPFIFFTFCLLFSILNETFAFLPPKKLEDLAQRYNEALLFAKKGDYKKAEKLLLSLLATYGGSEYGSEIRYALAEVYFNAGDFANAKKIFEYLAFEGKSFSYLLAEALYGYALSCVVLGEFGKAEDALKKISANPIYKEDERVQFAYGVLNYFQGEEKLAAARLMDVKILEGRYFYGKALAKLGSPLEALSVLKEVASSSPNTQLSLYAKFHQGLSLYLNGDYEGAAVKFESFLKEAPPSLFDYASYFYATSLLGIRKYEKAISLLRPLTRHPNNLLAAQANYFIGVAYMGLGKYTEAIAAFERTRSSYPKTKVALFANIFIPYALMLRGDTLETVLTANQLRKIFSEKELAGLGDYFVGILSFQLGNYGEAANSFERVITSAAEAPIKDKAGSLFLLSLLNKILKEKGGFADLEKGVAIVQRYLKENPLRDEALGREIYYLLGETYYYLNRYSEAEFYYDQVRNPYGRLGKAYCLYASGRLKEAIPIFENLYKSLPTDTLFTISALLGLAYSYFNSREYEKALDIFEGVIEEFPENQISLEIAHFYAGFCYYFLKYYGQAVEHWQKVLDKFPFSERSAEAGFRAGDVYFKAREYEQARGIFRFVVERFPKSEFAPPSQALIAQSYYNEKNYKEAVREYLKFLDLFPEDVQAGGVKKSLELSYYKASEEDTLILKEFLDKFPESEYAGELLLTRAKEYLAANEPERAISELTKVVVALPGSELAGDAQLLIAETYTNMKNWEEAKRSYEKFLRYFPNHPAREVAYFNLATTLFNLGDYEKALENFQVVIDSFPAGELRESATKNIDLCKKRLGKE